A portion of the Streptomyces sp. YPW6 genome contains these proteins:
- a CDS encoding inositol-3-phosphate synthase encodes MGSVRVAIVGVGNCAASLVQGVEYYKDADPAGKVPGLMHVQFGDYHVGDVEFVAAFDVDAKKVGLDLADAIGASENNTIKIADVPNTGVTVQRGHTHDGLGKYYRETIEESTDAPVDVVQVLKDKQVDVLVCYLPVGSENAAKFYAQCAIDAKVAFVNALPVFIAGTKEWADKFTEAGVPIVGDDIKSQVGATITHRVMAKLFEDRGVILDRTMQLNVGGNMDFKNMLERERLESKKISKTQAVTSQIRDRELGDDNVHIGPSDYVAWLDDRKWAYVRLEGRAFGDVPLNLEYKLEVWDSPNSAGVIIDAVRAAKIAKDRGIGGPILSASSYFMKSPPVQYFDDEARENVEKFIKGETER; translated from the coding sequence ATGGGTTCGGTTCGCGTAGCCATCGTAGGCGTGGGCAACTGCGCCGCCTCGCTGGTGCAGGGCGTCGAGTACTACAAGGACGCCGATCCGGCCGGCAAGGTGCCCGGTCTGATGCACGTCCAGTTCGGCGACTACCACGTCGGCGACGTCGAGTTCGTCGCCGCCTTCGACGTCGACGCGAAGAAGGTCGGCCTCGACCTCGCGGACGCCATCGGCGCCAGCGAGAACAACACCATCAAGATCGCGGACGTGCCGAACACGGGCGTGACCGTCCAGCGCGGCCACACCCACGACGGACTCGGCAAGTACTACCGCGAGACGATCGAGGAGTCCACGGACGCCCCGGTCGACGTCGTCCAGGTCCTCAAGGACAAGCAGGTCGACGTCCTCGTCTGCTACCTGCCCGTCGGTTCCGAGAACGCCGCGAAGTTCTACGCGCAGTGCGCCATCGACGCCAAGGTCGCCTTCGTCAACGCTCTCCCGGTCTTCATCGCCGGCACCAAGGAGTGGGCGGACAAGTTCACCGAGGCCGGTGTCCCGATCGTCGGCGACGACATCAAGTCCCAGGTGGGCGCCACCATCACGCACCGCGTGATGGCGAAGCTCTTCGAGGACCGCGGCGTCATCCTCGACCGCACCATGCAGCTGAACGTCGGCGGCAACATGGACTTCAAGAACATGCTCGAGCGTGAGCGCCTGGAGTCCAAGAAGATCTCGAAGACGCAGGCCGTCACCTCGCAGATCCGTGACCGCGAGCTCGGCGACGACAACGTCCACATCGGCCCCTCGGACTACGTGGCCTGGCTGGACGACCGCAAGTGGGCGTACGTGCGCCTCGAGGGCCGCGCGTTCGGCGACGTTCCGCTGAACCTTGAGTACAAGCTCGAAGTGTGGGACTCCCCGAACTCGGCCGGTGTCATCATCGACGCCGTCCGTGCGGCGAAGATCGCCAAGGACCGCGGCATCGGCGGCCCCATCCTCTCCGCGAGCAGCTACTTCATGAAGAGCCCGCCGGTGCAGTACTTCGACGACGAGGCCCGCGAGAACGTCGAGAAGTTCATCAAGGGCGAGACGGAGCGCTGA
- a CDS encoding MFS transporter, whose product MSVARDLRTLLRLRNFRRLLTVRLLSQSADGVYQVALAAYVVFSPEKQTSAAAIASAMAVLLLPYSLIGPFAGVLLDRWPRRQVFLYGNLLRAALASSTALLMLASAPDWLFYASALCVTAVNRFVLAGLSAALPRVVDTDRLVVANSLSPTAGTLAATAGGGLAFAVRLLADESDAAVVLLGAMLYLLSALASLSLPRTLLGPDTDESPMRLRAALAVTARGLVAGLRHLARRSHAARALAAMTVIRFCYGALTVMVLMLCRYAWSDTESDGLALLGLAVGVSGAGFFIAAVVTPWAVGRLGRYGWIVGCAGAAAVLVPALGLSFAPAPMLVAAFVLGVVTQGSKIATDTVVQTSVDDSFRGRVFSLYDVLFNVAFVSAAGVAALMLPPDGRSVTVVAVVSVLYAVVAVTMFRCRRSDARP is encoded by the coding sequence ATGTCTGTCGCGCGTGATCTGCGCACCCTGCTGCGCCTGCGGAACTTCCGCCGCCTGCTCACCGTGCGGCTCCTGTCCCAGTCCGCCGACGGCGTCTACCAGGTCGCCCTCGCCGCGTACGTCGTCTTCTCCCCGGAGAAGCAGACGTCGGCCGCCGCCATCGCCTCCGCCATGGCCGTGCTCCTCCTGCCCTACTCCCTCATCGGGCCCTTCGCCGGGGTGCTGCTGGACCGCTGGCCCCGACGCCAGGTCTTCCTCTACGGGAATCTCCTGCGGGCAGCCCTGGCCAGCTCCACGGCCCTGTTGATGCTCGCCTCGGCGCCCGACTGGCTCTTCTACGCCTCGGCCCTCTGCGTCACCGCCGTCAACCGCTTCGTGCTGGCCGGCCTCTCCGCCGCCCTGCCCCGGGTCGTCGACACCGACCGCCTCGTCGTCGCCAACTCCCTCTCTCCGACCGCGGGCACCCTGGCGGCCACCGCGGGAGGCGGCCTCGCCTTCGCCGTACGGCTGCTCGCCGACGAGTCCGACGCGGCGGTCGTGCTCCTGGGAGCGATGCTCTACCTGCTCTCCGCGCTGGCCTCCCTGAGCCTCCCCCGCACCCTGCTGGGTCCGGACACCGACGAGAGCCCGATGCGGCTGCGGGCCGCTCTCGCCGTCACCGCCCGCGGGCTCGTCGCCGGGCTACGCCATCTGGCACGTCGAAGCCACGCGGCCAGGGCTCTGGCCGCCATGACCGTGATCAGGTTCTGCTACGGCGCGCTCACCGTGATGGTGCTCATGCTGTGCCGCTACGCCTGGTCCGACACCGAGTCGGACGGACTGGCCCTGCTCGGCCTGGCGGTCGGAGTGTCCGGCGCCGGATTCTTCATCGCCGCCGTTGTCACCCCCTGGGCGGTGGGCCGGCTCGGCCGGTACGGGTGGATCGTGGGCTGCGCCGGAGCGGCAGCGGTCCTGGTGCCCGCCCTCGGCCTCTCCTTCGCACCCGCCCCGATGCTCGTCGCCGCGTTCGTGCTCGGCGTCGTGACACAGGGGTCGAAGATCGCGACCGACACCGTCGTCCAGACCTCGGTCGACGATTCCTTCCGCGGCCGGGTCTTCTCGCTCTACGACGTGCTCTTCAACGTCGCGTTCGTGAGTGCCGCAGGGGTGGCGGCACTGATGCTCCCGCCGGACGGCAGATCGGTCACCGTCGTGGCCGTCGTTTCGGTGCTGTACGCGGTCGTGGCGGTGACGATGTTCCGCTGCCGACGCAGCGATGCCCGCCCGTAG
- a CDS encoding CCA tRNA nucleotidyltransferase: protein MPNANEENASALSQVQHRAVSELLRVSPVADDLARRFQEAGFGLALVGGSVRDALLGRLGNDLDFTTDARPEDVLKIVRPWADSVWEVGIAFGTVGSQKDGYQIEVTTYRSEAYDRTSRKPEVSYGDSIEDDLVRRDFTVNAMAVALPEKEFVDPYGGLKDLADRVLRTPGTPEASFSDDPLRMLRAARFAAQLDFEVAPDVVTAMTEMAARIDIVSAERVRDELNKLLLSQNPRKGLGLLVDTGLAAHVLPELPALRLESDEHHRHKDVYEHSLTVLEQAIDLEEGGPDLVLRLAALLHDIGKPRTRRFEKDGRVSFHHHEVVGAKMTKKRMTALKYSNELVKDVSKLVELHLRFHGYGDGEWTDSAVRRYVRDAGPLLERLHKLTRSDCTTRNKRKANALSRTYDGLEERIALLQEQEELDAIRPDLDGNEIMQILGVGPGPVIGKAYGFLLEQRLENGPMERDAAVAALKEWWARQG from the coding sequence CAGCACCGTGCGGTGAGTGAGCTGCTGCGGGTGTCCCCGGTCGCCGACGACCTCGCCCGCCGATTCCAGGAGGCCGGATTCGGCCTCGCGCTGGTCGGCGGATCGGTCCGCGACGCTCTGCTGGGCCGCCTCGGGAACGACCTGGACTTCACCACCGATGCCCGCCCCGAGGACGTGCTCAAGATCGTCCGCCCCTGGGCCGACTCGGTCTGGGAGGTCGGGATCGCCTTCGGCACCGTCGGTTCCCAGAAGGACGGCTACCAGATCGAGGTCACGACCTACCGGTCCGAGGCCTACGACCGGACTTCCCGCAAGCCCGAGGTCTCTTACGGCGACTCCATCGAGGACGACCTGGTGCGCCGCGACTTCACGGTCAACGCGATGGCCGTGGCCCTGCCGGAGAAGGAGTTCGTCGATCCGTACGGAGGGCTGAAGGACCTTGCCGACCGGGTGCTGCGCACTCCGGGGACGCCCGAGGCGTCCTTCTCCGACGACCCGCTCCGCATGCTGCGCGCGGCCCGCTTCGCCGCGCAGCTCGACTTCGAGGTCGCCCCCGACGTCGTCACCGCGATGACGGAGATGGCCGCGCGGATCGACATCGTCTCCGCCGAGCGGGTCCGCGACGAGCTCAACAAGCTCCTGCTCTCCCAGAACCCGCGCAAGGGTCTGGGGCTCCTGGTCGACACCGGGCTGGCCGCCCATGTGCTGCCCGAGCTTCCCGCCCTGCGCCTGGAGAGTGACGAGCATCACCGCCACAAGGACGTCTACGAGCACTCGCTGACCGTCCTGGAGCAGGCCATCGATCTGGAAGAGGGGGGTCCCGACCTCGTCCTGCGGCTGGCCGCGCTCCTCCATGACATCGGCAAGCCGCGCACCCGCCGCTTCGAGAAGGACGGCCGGGTCTCGTTCCACCACCACGAGGTGGTGGGCGCGAAGATGACGAAGAAGCGCATGACCGCGCTCAAGTACTCCAATGAGCTGGTCAAGGACGTGTCGAAACTGGTGGAGCTGCACCTGCGCTTCCACGGGTACGGCGACGGCGAGTGGACCGACTCCGCGGTGCGCCGCTACGTCCGTGACGCAGGGCCGCTGCTGGAGCGGCTCCACAAGCTGACCCGGTCGGACTGCACGACCCGGAACAAGCGGAAGGCCAACGCGCTCTCCCGCACCTACGACGGGCTGGAGGAGCGCATCGCTCTGCTGCAGGAGCAGGAGGAGCTGGACGCGATCCGCCCCGACCTGGACGGCAACGAGATCATGCAGATCCTCGGGGTCGGGCCGGGGCCGGTGATCGGTAAGGCGTACGGCTTCCTGCTGGAGCAGCGCCTGGAGAACGGGCCCATGGAGCGGGACGCCGCGGTGGCGGCGCTCAAGGAGTGGTGGGCGCGGCAGGGCTGA
- a CDS encoding PadR family transcriptional regulator, translating to MSRRSGILEFAVLGLLRESPMHGYELRKRLNTSLGIFRAFSYGTLYPCLKTLVASGWLIEEPAGDPADTAPVTGRSAASSSSLTGRRAKIVYRLTAEGKEHFEELLSHTGPDAWEDEHFAARFAFFGQTERDVRMRVLEGRRSRLEERLEKMRASLARTRERLDDYTLELQRHGMESVEREVRWLNELIESERSGRDRRRSSSEGSAQQDTPGETGGLPRHRDNTPPDPSDDTAK from the coding sequence GTGAGCCGACGCTCCGGCATCCTGGAGTTCGCCGTTCTCGGCCTGCTCCGCGAATCGCCGATGCACGGCTACGAGCTGCGCAAACGCCTCAACACCTCGCTGGGGATCTTCCGTGCGTTCAGTTACGGGACCCTCTACCCCTGCCTCAAGACGCTGGTCGCCAGCGGCTGGTTGATCGAGGAGCCCGCCGGGGACCCGGCGGACACCGCACCGGTCACCGGACGCTCGGCTGCTTCCTCCTCCTCCCTGACCGGACGCCGAGCGAAGATCGTCTACCGGCTGACGGCAGAAGGTAAGGAGCACTTCGAGGAACTGCTGTCGCACACCGGTCCCGACGCCTGGGAGGACGAGCACTTCGCAGCGCGCTTCGCCTTCTTCGGCCAGACCGAACGCGATGTACGGATGCGGGTGCTCGAAGGCCGGCGCAGCCGGCTGGAGGAGCGCCTGGAGAAGATGCGCGCCTCTCTCGCCCGCACCCGTGAACGACTCGACGACTACACACTTGAGCTGCAGCGGCACGGCATGGAGTCCGTGGAGCGCGAAGTGCGCTGGCTGAACGAGCTCATCGAGAGCGAGCGGTCGGGACGGGATCGGCGACGATCCTCGTCCGAGGGCTCCGCTCAGCAGGACACACCTGGAGAGACGGGCGGCCTGCCCCGGCACCGGGACAACACCCCGCCGGATCCGTCCGACGACACCGCCAAGTGA